Proteins from a single region of Eremothecium gossypii ATCC 10895 chromosome VI, complete sequence:
- the CYC7 gene encoding cytochrome c isoform 2 (Syntenic homolog of Saccharomyces cerevisiae YJR048W (CYC1) and YEL039C (CYC7)) encodes MTDVSGCFSCPAHLYKTHRFAAVVEHLSYFVCSQQTTAKQSHIVIMPAPYKPGSEKKGATLFKTRCLQCHTTEKGGPHKVGPNLHGVFSRQSGQVSGYSYTDAMINRNVTWDAQSMSDYLENPKKYIPGTKMAFGGLKKEKDRNDLITYMLKACK; translated from the coding sequence ATGACCGATGTATCCGGATGCTTCAGCTGCCCAGCCCATCTATATAAGACGCATAGATTTGCCGCAGTTGTGGAACACCTGAGTTATTTCGTTTGCAGTCAACAGACAACCGCAAAACAGTCACACATAGTTATCATGCCAGCCCCATACAAGCCAGGTTCCGAGAAGAAGGGTGCTACTTTGTTCAAGACTAGATGTCTACAGTGCCACACCACCGAGAAGGGCGGTCCACACAAGGTTGGTCCTAACTTACACGGTGTCTTCAGCAGACAGTCCGGTCAGGTCTCCGGTTACTCTTACACCGACGCGATGATCAACCGCAACGTTACGTGGGACGCCCAGTCGATGTCCGACTACTTGGAGAACCCAAAGAAGTACATTCCAGGTACCAAGATGGCCTTTGGTGGGTTGAAAAAGGAGAAGGACAGAAACGACTTGATCACCTACATGTTGAAGGCTTGTAAATAA
- the YEF1 gene encoding NADH/NAD(+) kinase (Syntenic homolog of Saccharomyces cerevisiae YJR049C (UTR1) and YEL041W (YEF1)): MVKRKQRAPVTRASTTEKRPLNHPDWVLVASEDTMGHISDDDSKASSVNLALIDDSEQDIVSVTDEPKLVEMAAEVGAAAADTIAAAKDSQRSEDSLKPLPHQDCMRKVKSYAQLSSTAHGVRMLCKNISNTRVSIQVESLMIVTKKHDRSLIYLTREMVEWLLVNFPSTDVYVNESLKGSKRFNEKELIKDSKCAKSSIKYWTPELVSERGDLFDMIITLGGDGTVLYVSSIFQQDVPPVMSFALGSLGFLTVFKYENFREDLSKALQSKIRTNMRMRLCCKVYRRLPCSSSKGNKKKYEYVETHHILNELTIDRGPSPFLSMLELYGDHSLLTVAQADGLIIATPTGSTAYSLSAGGSLVYPSVNAICVTPVCPHTLSFRPIILPDSMRLRIKVPKRSRGTAWAAFDGKSRVELQKGDYISVTASPYSFPTLEHSPTDFIDSIRRTLNWNSREPQKSYAHMLSQKNQLRYESDACHKTPTSSDSADDKSASDPEEPAPTEQQPADSGSDSSSNTGRDSLVLRRAPNRRRKGRRPACRRPD, encoded by the coding sequence ATGGTAAAGCGCAAGCAGAGGGCACCCGTCACCCGCGCAAGCACAACCGAAAAAAGACCGTTGAATCACCCAGACTGGGTATTGGTGGCTAGTGAGGATACAATGGGGCACATATCAGATGATGACAGTAAAGCTTCATCGGTAAATCTCGCGCTCATTGacgatagcgaacaagaTATAGTCAGTGTAACTGACGAGCCGAAGCTGGTTGAAATGGCGGCGGAGGTGGGGGCCGCTGCGGCAGACACCATAGCCGCTGCCAAGGATTCACAGCGCTCAGAGGACTCGCTAAAGCCACTGCCACACCAGGACTGTATGCGTAAGGTGAAATCCTATGCGCAACTGTCGTCAACGGCACATGGAGTGCGCATGCTATGCAAGAACATATCTAACACCCGCGTGAGTATCCAGGTGGAGAGTTTGATGATAGTTACGAAAAAGCACGACCGGTCGTTGATATACCTAACCCGGGAGATGGTGGAATGGCTGCTGGTGAACTTTCCCTCGACAGATGTCTACGTCAACGAGAGCCTGAAGGGCAGCAAACGGTTCAACGAGAAAGAGTTAATCAAGGACAGTAAATGTGCAAAAAGCAGCATCAAATACTGGACGCCAGAGCTGGTGAGCGAGCGCGGGGACCTATTCGACATGATTATCACATTGGGTGGTGACGGCACAGTATTGTACGTTTCTTCTATATTTCAGCAGGATGTGCCGCCAGTTATGTCCTTCGCGCTAGGTTCGCTGGGGTTTCTGACCGTCTTCAAGTATGAGAACTTCCGCGAGGATCTGAGCAAGGCACTGCAGTCTAAAATCCGGACTAACATGAGGATGCGTCTGTGTTGCAAGGTATACCGTCGGCTGCCTTGCTCTAGCAGTAAGGGAAACAAGAAGAAGTACGAATACGTAGAGACGCACCACATTCTAAATGAACTGACGATAGACCGAGGTCCAAGCCCGTTCCTGTCCATGCTGGAACTCTATGGCGATCATTCGCTCCTGACAGTGGCCCAAGCAGATGGGCTAATCATTGCTACACCTACAGGTTCGACTGCATACTCGTTGAGTGCAGGTGGTTCCCTGGTATATCCTAGCGTAAACGCTATCTGTGTCACACCAGTTTGCCCACATACGCTCAGTTTCAGACCCATTATTCTACCTGACAGTATGCGACTGCGCATCAAGGTACCCAAGCGCTCGCGAGGTACCGCCTGGGCAGCTTTCGATGGTAAAAGCAGGGTGGAGCTGCAAAAAGGCGACTATATATCCGTTACGGCAAGTCCTTACTCATTCCCTACCCTCGAGCATTCCCCCACTGACTTCATCGACAGCATTCGCCGCACACTGAACTGGAACTCGCGCGAACCGCAGAAGTCATATGCACATATGCTCTCACAGAAAAACCAGCTGCGTTATGAGAGCGACGCTTGCCACAAAACCCCGACGTCCAGCGACTCAGCCGATGACAAATCTGCATCCGATCCAGAAGAACCGGCCCCCACGGAGCAGCAGCCTGCAGATAGCGGCAGtgacagcagcagcaacacAGGCCGTGACAGCTTGGTGCTCCGCCGCGCACCAAACCGCAGACGGAAGGGCCGCAGGCCGGCTTGCCGCAGACCTGACTAG
- the GDA1 gene encoding guanosine diphosphatase (Syntenic homolog of Saccharomyces cerevisiae YEL042W (GDA1)) yields MTTNLRGVFRNYRFLIAALTAVMLILLLHSSSNRLSAAPAVPPIAGDKPAKLASSKGKPVAGDGASNSGHDSKPALKTPKCGKDHKYVVMIDAGSTGSRVHVYEFDVCTEPPILVGEKFKMRNPGLSSFNDDPVGAAKSLDELLDYATSVVPKDKRNCSPVAVKATAGLRKLGDEKSSRILEAVRKHLEQDYEFPVVDEGVSIMSGADEGVYAWITTNYLLGNIGTAEKQQTAAVFDLGGGSTQIVFEPEFPSKDIQMEEGDHKYNLNFGGHQYTLYQFSHPEFGQMEARRKVNEHILKTAISSGTVKAGETAKTHTLVSPCFPPDVKTKPETVVFGENKYTVIFEGPIEPAPAECRFLTDDILRKSATCTVPPCSFNGAYQPSLIRNFNRHGDLYVFSYFYDRTHPIGLPPSFELRDLLELTRLVCMGKPVWKSVFSAIEDAEAQLEKEPHWCMDLNYQVSLLNTGYDIPFYRDFKTAAKIAENELGWCLGASLPLLTSDTWKCKISEQ; encoded by the coding sequence ATGACTACCAACTTGCGAGGGGTTTTCCGAAACTACCGGTTTCTGATCGCCGCACTCACAGCGGTGATGCTGATCCTGCTGCTTCACTCCTCCAGCAATAGGCTGTCCGCGGCTCCAGCAGTGCCGCCCATTGCAGGAGACAAGCCAGCTAAGCTAGCCTCATCCAAGGGAAAGCCGGTGGCCGGGGACGGCGCTTCGAACTCTGGGCACGATTCCAAGCCCGCGCTGAAGACGCCAAAGTGCGGTAAAGACCACAAGTACGTGGTGATGATCGATGCTGGCTCTACTGGTTCTCGTGTACACGTATATGAGTTTGACGTATGCACTGAGCCGCCCATACTGGTGGGTGAGAAATTCAAGATGCGCAACCCGGGTCTATCATCTTTTAACGATGACCCTGTTGGCGCAGCGAAGTCGCTcgacgagctgctcgaCTATGCTACGAGCGTGGTGCCAAAGGACAAGCGCAACTGCTCGCCAGTTGCCGTGAAAGCGACTGCGGGGTTGCGGAAGCTTGGCGACGAGAAATCGTCGCGAATCTTGGAGGCAGTCCGCAAGCATCTGGAGCAGGACTACGAGTTCCCTGTTGTCGATGAAGGAGTCAGCATTATGAGCGGTGCGGATGAGGGCGTGTACGCCTGGATTACGACAAACTACTTGCTGGGCAACATTGGCACGGCTGAGAAGCAGCAGACAGCTGCAGTATTTGATCTCGGAGGCGGATCCACCCAGATTGTGTTTGAACCCGAGTTTCCGTCGAAAGATATTCAGATGGAAGAAGGTGACCATAAGTACAATCTCAACTTTGGAGGCCACCAGTATACTCTATATCAGTTTTCCCACCCCGAATTTGGGCAGATGGAGGCCAGACGTAAAGTCAACGAGCACATTCTCAAGACTGCGATTTCCTCAGGAACAGTCAAAGCAGGCGAAACCGCCAAAACACACACACTGGTTTCCCCCTGCTTCCCTCCAGACGTGAAAACCAAGCCCGAAACGGTGGTTTTTGGGGAGAACAAGTACACAGTTATCTTTGAAGGTCCTATCGAACCTGCGCCTGCTGAATGCCGCTTCCTTACAGATGATATTTTGCGCAAGTCTGCCACCTGTACGGTGCCACCCTGCTCTTTCAACGGTGCGTATCAGCCATCCCTAATTAGGAATTTCAACCGCCACGGCGACTTGTACGTGTTTTCCTATTTCTACGACCGTACCCACCCGATTGGCCTACCCCCCTCTTTTGAACTCCGCGACTTGCTGGAGCTCACCCGTCTCGTGTGCATGGGGAAGCCCGTTTGGAAGAGTGTTTTCAGCGCCATCGAAGACGCGGAAGCACAGCTAGAGAAAGAACCACACTGGTGCATGGACCTCAACTACCAGGTCTCGCTCCTGAATACCGGTTACGACATTCCGTTCTATCGTGACTTTAAAACTGCGGCCAAAATCGCCGAAAATGAGTTAGGGTGGTGCCTAGGCGCATCCTTACCATTGCTTACATCGGATACCTGGAAGTGTAAAATCAGCGAGCAGTGA
- the ISY1 gene encoding Isy1p (Syntenic homolog of Saccharomyces cerevisiae YJR050W (ISY1)) encodes MSRNVDKANSVLARYQELVAENTSGYKDYSRFKRPTAVHRISNLEEAQRWRAEVVKDIGNKVTQIHDPSLNEMQIEDINNELNRLFQEKMRWESHIRRNLRGPDYRRMKQGLNTTGGTVINGTRYFGRALELPHVQELLQQQQQQRVKQQNQKQREQELRAKVRQWEEELGPDYYGEDVPPGMQEYEAQRSRELQDILRSAAGRAPQVQIPLFERLPTQEEVEGWLVERRRKRLQERLDL; translated from the coding sequence ATGAGCCGGAATGTTGATAAGGCCAACTCGGTGCTGGCACGGTACCAGGAGCTTGTAGCGGAGAACACAAGCGGTTACAAGGACTATTCCAGATTCAAACGACCCACGGCGGTACATCGAATTAGCAATTTGGAAGAAGCACAACGATGGAGGGCGGAAGTAGTGAAAGACATCGGAAATAAGGTTACACAGATACATGACCCGTCGCTGAACGAGATGCAGATCGAGGATATCAACAACGAGCTCAACAGACTGTTCCAGGAGAAGATGCGGTGGGAGAGCCACATTCGGCGCAATCTTCGGGGGCCAGACTACCGGCGCATGAAGCAGGGCTTGAACACGACCGGGGGTACAGTTATAAATGGCACGCGGTACTTTGGGCGGGCGTTGGAACTGCCGCATGTGCAGGAGCTgttgcagcagcagcagcagcagcgcgttAAGCAGCAGAACCAGAAGCAGCGTGAGCAGGAACTCCGGGCGAAGGTACGGCAGTGGGAGGAAGAACTCGGACCGGATTACTACGGCGAAGATGTCCCTCCCGGGATGCAGGAGTACGAAGCCCAGAGGTCGCGTGAGCTGCAGGATATCCTGAGGTCCGCTGCAGGTAGGGCGCCACAGGTGCAGATTCCTTTGTTTGAAAGGCTACCGACACAGGAAGAAGTGGAGGGGTGGCTCGTTGAAAGGCGTAGGAAACGCCTACAAGAGCGGTTGGATCTGTAG
- the GTA1 gene encoding Gta1p (Syntenic homolog of Saccharomyces cerevisiae YEL043W), with the protein MRAFPGLYDEQLATRGEDWLVHHTPSGSRSLMAMVVSTVFLLCAILWLIYRLVRFLNIPISTIVNCLNPAISHVPQVLIERLGTDTIVFRWENQLAAGAQPCPLSHYAVFLNGRKVGDFPNNSRALYTYCAFRNLLPGCPYRLDILMVRRDGFVDDGKTLHLRTLPPDAGGVRDSVEAGGLPAAGNGAKPVRSAKRLGNRTRTHSMPVPEKHNDEMALASYSFFHSLQDLEEFSIDELKEVLLRTHQELQDFLKHVSATMNGFKMTKTQLLGELDTLKSQWNHNTDVRKTLKTKLKTLENTKAVYELKRDRLLKTIEVSSNKLNKMHMDMDMWSSEQNNALHMDTLRQNYNLEKEHINTQIAATTSRLQSMQHELNQLEEQNKRLNRLKKTLDTTKDSVHNTASPVSWRSMSHSVSEQMISHFEAFCDESNGSLSELPQQLPIVQLLRDELEKDIALYEECNENKLQAYKHLEYLETMWEQVSMTNQQYRTAITRQQYPIVNSQPLDNSNLINSPSIIHVDLAPQLMLHDPSTYSESDCSSPLLTQQIPNTYRLPSTLYPGWAQQQHPVQRATPQPYTPDDEVPMEYDHASHLLSGLQSIISEADDSNKNTSKSKLFTTDQLDNYWVQASHPSKKGDSPHVGNGAVRISNAKQMAPPEVTITRSASPDILSVAPQYPSKSRVPLSGTSRSLLATLNQYLPATEPNNGLPLLSVQRNDDENIYFNHGIPYGSLSSSPLTIPTGAVSSPDSAFYSPNFNIWHNLDPSDSDTLRKGPSEATDGNPGPAHGKSYPLTPSEG; encoded by the coding sequence ATGCGAGCTTTTCCGGGATTATATGACGAGCAGTTGGCGACGCGCGGGGAAGACTGGCTTGTTCATCACACACCTTCAGGCTCCCGGTCATTAATGGCAATGGTGGTTAGTACAGTGTTCCTTTTGTGTGCCATTTTGTGGTTGATCTACCGATTGGTGCGATTCCTGAACATTCCTATTTCAACCATCGTGAACTGTTTGAACCCAGCGATTTCTCATGTGCCGCAGGTCCTTATAGAGAGACTGGGCACAGACACGATAGTGTTCCGGTGGGAGAACCAACTTGCGGCAGGGGCGCAACCCTGCCCGCTTTCGCATTACGCTGTCTTTCTGAATGGACGCAAGGTGGGCGATTTTCCAAATAACTCCAGAGCACTGTACACATACTGCGCGTTTCGCAATTTGCTACCTGGATGCCCCTACCGGCTGGACATTCTGATGGTACGAAGGGATGGGTTTGTCGATGATGGGAAAACATTGCATTTGCGAACGCTGCCCCCGGACGCAGGTGGCGTTCGGGACAGCGTAGAAGCCGGCGGGCTGCCTGCCGCGGGGAATGGAGCGAAGCCTGTTCGCAGCGCGAAGAGGCTTGGGAACAGGACCAGAACACACTCGATGCCGGTGCCCGAAAAGCATAACGACGAAATGGCGCTAGCGTCGTATTCATTTTTCCATTCACTCCAAGATTTGGAGGAGTTCTCGATAGATGAGCTGAAGGAGGTTCTTCTGCGCACACATCAAGAGCTACAGGACTTTCTGAAGCATGTATCAGCGACCATGAATGGGTTCAAGATGACCAAGACCCAGCTACTGGGCGAACTAGATACTTTGAAGTCACAGTGGAACCACAACACCGATGTTAGGAAGACGCTAAAGACCAAACTAAAGACACTAGAAAACACCAAGGCCGTTTACGAGCTGAAAAGAGATAGGCTTTTGAAGACCATAGAAGTTTCTAGCAATAAGTTGAACAAGATGCATATGGATATGGATATGTGGTCTTCAGAACAAAATAATGCATTGCATATGGACACATTAAGGCAGAATTACAACCTGGAGAAGGAGCATATAAACACCCAGATCGCAGCGACAACGAGCCGTCTCCAGTCGATGCAACATGAACTGAACCAACTTGAGGAGCAGAATAAAAGACTGAATCGCCTGAAAAAGACGTTGGATACAACCAAGGATAGTGTGCACAACACAGCATCTCCAGTGTCTTGGAGGAGTATGTCGCACAGTGTAAGTGAACAGATGATATCTCACTTTGAAGCGTTTTGCGATGAATCCAACGGATCCCTATCGGAACTGCCTCAACAACTTCCGATCGTGCAGCTCCTCAGAGATGAGCTCGAAAAGGATATTGCACTGTATGAAGAGTGCAACGAAAACAAACTACAAGCTTACAAGCATCTCGAATACCTGGAAACCATGTGGGAGCAGGTTTCTATGACGAACCAACAATACAGAACCGCCATTACTCGGCAACAATACCCGATTGTCAACAGTCAACCGCTTGATAACTCAAACCTAATCAACAGTCCATCCATCATCCATGTTGATTTAGCTCCGCAATTGATGTTGCACGACCCTTCAACGTACTCGGAGTCAGACTGTTCGTCTCCACTGCTGACTCAACAAATTCCAAATACGTATCGGCTACCGTCGACTCTGTACCCCGGGTGGGCCCAGCAGCAACATCCTGTTCAGCGGGCCACACCGCAGCCGTATACACCCGATGATGAGGTACCTATGGAATACGATCATGCAAGTCACCTGCTCTCTGGTTTACAAAGCATCATTTCAGAAGCAGATGATTCAAATAAAAATACGTCAAAGTCAAAACTATTTACCACAGATCAGCTGGACAATTACTGGGTTCAAGCTTCGCACCCAAGTAAAAAGGGGGACAGCCCGCACGTGGGAAATGGCGCCGTACGCATCTCGAATGCGAAACAAATGGCTCCCCCTGAAGTAACAATCACTCGCAGCGCCTCACCAGACATACTCTCCGTGGCTCCCCAATATCCCAGCAAGTCACGGGTGCCCCTTTCGGGCACGAGCAGGAGCCTTCTAGCCACGCTAAACCAATACTTACCTGCCACGGAACCGAATAATGGTCTGCCTCTGCTGTCAGTACAGAGGAATGATGACGAAAACATCTATTTTAATCACGGCATTCCCTATGGATCACTGAGCTCCAGCCCTTTAACTATTCCAACAGGTGCGGTCTCCTCTCCGGATTCCGCGTTTTACTCGCCTAATTTTAACATTTGGCACAATTTAGACCCCAGTGACTCAGACACCCTGCGGAAGGGCCCATCTGAAGCCACCGACGGGAATCCCGGGCCAGCGCACGGGAAGTCATACCCATTAACGCCTTCTGAAGGCTGA
- the IES6 gene encoding Ies6p (Syntenic homolog of Saccharomyces cerevisiae YEL044W (IES6)) has translation MGVHLGRDFEIDRSTSDRGPQMENLRAIAARNDTSRSDFKSPTWKKPTRRHKPTRQLLTDEWKRLTTEAQSEAGRDAGRTKLTYFNIQAPPSQYPVKRYCDITGLKARYKSPSNGLRFYNSEVYSLVIKPMTPGIDQEYLKLRGDNIVLK, from the coding sequence ATGGGAGTACATCTGGGCAGGGATTTCGAGATAGACAGATCAACGAGCGACCGTGGACCCCAGATGGAGAACCTCCGAGCGATTGCAGCACGTAATGATACCAGTCGTAGCGACTTCAAGTCGCCCACGTGGAAGAAACCCACGCGCCGCCACAAGCCGACACGTCAGCTTCTGACAGACGAGTGGAAACGGCTCACGACAGAGGCACAGTCGGAAGCCGGGCGTGACGCAGGGCGCACGAAGCTGACATACTTCAACATTCAGGCGCCACCATCGCAGTATCCCGTGAAACGCTACTGCGACATCACGGGGCTCAAGGCGCGCTACAAGTCCCCCAGCAACGGGCTGCGCTTCTACAATAGTGAGGTCTACTCGCTGGTGATCAAGCCTATGACACCTGGCATCGACCAGGAATACCTCAAGCTGCGGGGCGATAACATTGTGCTTAAATAG
- the GLY1 gene encoding threonine aldolase GLY1 (Syntenic homolog of Saccharomyces cerevisiae YEL046C (GLY1)), which yields MNQDMELPEAYTSASNDFRSDTFTTPTREMIEAALTATIGDAVYQEDIDTLKLEQHVAKLAGMEAGMFCVSGTLSNQIALRTHLTQPPYSILCDYRAHVYTHEAAGLAILSQAMVTPVIPSNGNYLTLEDIKKHYIPDDGDIHGAPTKVISLENTLHGIIHPLEELVRIKAWCMENDLRLHCDGARIWNASAESGVPLKQYGELFDSISICLSKSMGAPMGSILVGSHKFIKKANHFRKQQGGGVRQSGMMCKMAMVAIQGDWKGKMRRSHRMAHELARFCAEHGIPLESPADTNFVFLDLQKSKMNPDVLVKKSLKYGCKLMGGRVSFHYQISEESLEKIKQAILEAFEYSKKNPYDENGPTKIYRSESADAVGEIKTYKY from the coding sequence ATGAATCAGGATATGGAACTACCAGAGGCGTACACGTCGGCTTCGAACGACTTCCGTTCGGACACGTTCACCACTCCAACGCGCGAAATGATCGAGGCTGCGCTAACGGCGACCATCGGTGACGCCGTCTACCAAGAGGACATCGACACGTTGAAGCTAGAACAGCACGTCGCCAAGCTGGCCGGCATGGAGGCCGGTATGTTCTGCGTATCTGGTACTTTGTCCAACCAGATTGCTTTGCGGACCCACCTAACTCAGCCACCATATTCGATTCTTTGCGACTACCGTGCGCATGTGTACACGCACGAGGCTGCGGGGTTGGCAATTTTGTCCCAGGCCATGGTGACACCTGTCATTCCTTCCAACGGCAACTACTTGACTTTGGAAGACATCAAGAAGCACTACATTCCTGATGATGGCGACATCCACGGTGCTCCAACAAAGGTTATCTCGTTGGAAAACACCTTGCACGGTATCATTCACCCACTAGAGGAGCTTGTTCGGATCAAGGCTTGGTGTATGGAGAACGACCTCAGACTACACTGCGATGGTGCGAGAATCTGGAACGCGTCCGCAGAATCCGGTGTGCCTCTAAAACAGTACGGAGAGCTATTCGACTCCATTTCCATCTGCTTGTCCAAGTCCATGGGTGCCCCAATGGGCTCCATTCTCGTCGGGTCGCACAAGTTCATAAAGAAGGCGAACCACTTCAGAAAGCAGCAAGGTGGTGGTGTCAGACAGTCTGGTATGATGTGCAAGATGGCGATGGTGGCTATCCAGGGTGACTGGAAGGGCAAGATGAGGCGTTCGCACAGAATGGCTCACGAGCTGGCCAGATTTTGCGCAGAGCACGGCATCCCATTGGAGTCGCCTGCTGACACCAACTTTGTCTTTTTGGACTTGCAGAAGAGCAAGATGAACCCTGACGTGCTCGTCAAGAAGAGTTTGAAGTACGGCTGCAAGCTAATGGGCGGGCGTGTCTCCTTCCACTACCAGATATCTGAGGAGTCCCTTGAGAAGATCAAGCAGGCCATCCTAGAGGCGTTCGAGTACTCGAAGAAGAACCCTTACGATGAAAACGGCCCCACGAAGATCTACAGAAGTGAGTCCGCTGACGCTGTGGGTGAGATCAAGACCTACAAGTATTAA
- the FRD1 gene encoding fumarate reductase (Syntenic homolog of Saccharomyces cerevisiae YEL047C and YJR051W (OSM1)): MLRGRSKTVLTLILLLVTVRLLFNRLRSRGPESNRRIDMSGKVQPVVVVGLGLAGLSTGAQLVKNGVPVILMDKASAIGGNSVKASSGINGAGTQVQELLGVYDSADSFYRDTVASAKGAGASELMDKLARDSAGAVSWLQNEFGVKLDILSQLGGHSKARTHRSSSNIPPGFEIISAMRKRLESVQKENPALVNFRLESKVVDLELADDAVQGLRYMDKAGAQHILHTKNVVFCTGGFGSSKELLGKYAPHLRDLPTTNAQGTTGDGQDLMLRVGGQLIDMEHIQVHPTSFVDPKDKDSGSKFLAAEALRGNGGVLLNPSTGRRFTNELATRDVLTASIQEHCKEHVAYLVLSQGAYETLQSFVNFYISKGLMRASTVGELSDEIGVPKQQLASELEAYSAAEVDQFQRRHIINDFGPSVDGSTAIYVGLITPAVHFTMGGVRINSRAEVLSSAGTTYKGLYAAGEVSGGVHGRNRLGGSSLLECVVFGRQAATSITERLQA; encoded by the coding sequence ATGTTAAGAGGGCGTAGCAAGACAGTGCTGACATTGATACTGTTACTTGTAACGGTCAGACTCCTGTTTAATCGCCTACGTTCGAGAGGCCCAGAAAGCAATCGGAGGATAGACATGTCTGGTAAAGTTCAGCCTGTTGTCGTCGTCGGACTGGGTCTTGCCGGTCTGTCGACTGGGGCGCAGCTAGTCAAGAATGGGGTGCCGGTGATCTTGATGGACAAGGCTTCTGCCATCGGCGGAAATTCCGTTAAGGCCTCCAGCGGCATAAACGGCGCTGGTACTCAGGTGCAGGAGCTTCTTGGTGTGTATGACTCTGCTGACTCCTTCTACAGAGACACCGTTGCGTCGGCGAAGGGTGCCGGCGCCAGCGAGCTAATGGACAAGCTTGCAAGGGACTCCGCAGGTGCTGTATCGTGGCTGCAGAATGAATTTGGAGTTAAACTGGACATCCTTTCGCAACTGGGAGGGCATTCGAAGGCTAGGACACATCGGTCGAGCAGCAACATACCCCCAGGGTTTGAGATCATATCGGCCATGCGCAAGAGACTGGAGTCAGTGCAGAAGGAAAACCCAGCTCTCGTGAACTTCCGCTTGGAGAGCAAAGTTGTTGATCTCGAACTGGCGGATGATGCAGTCCAAGGACTACGCTACATGGACAAGGCCGGGGCACAGCACATATTGCACACGAAGAATGTAGTTTTCTGTACTGGCGGGTTTGGGTCGTCCAAGGAGTTGTTGGGGAAGTATGCCCCCCATCTCCGGGACCTTCCTACAACAAACGCGCAGGGTACTACGGGAGATGGACAGGACCTGATGCTCCGTGTTGGTGGGCAGCTGATTGATATGGAGCATATCCAGGTACACCCCACGAGTTTTGTGGATCCTAAAGATAAAGACAGCGGTAGCAAATTCCTGGCGGCTGAGGCACTGCGCGGCAATGGAGGTGTGCTTTTAAACCCCAGCACTGGCCGGCGCTTTACGAACGAATTGGCGACACGTGATGTACTTACGGCTAGCATTCAAGAGCACTGCAAAGAGCATGTGGCTTACCTTGTTCTGAGCCAAGGGGCATATGAAACTTTGCAAAGCTTTGTCAACTTCTACATCTCTAAAGGGCTGATGCGAGCGTCCACCGTTGGCGAGCTTTCCGACGAGATCGGAGTTCCGAAACAACAGCTGGCGTCGGAGCTAGAGGCGTACTCCGCCGCAGAGGTGGATCAATTCCAGCGTCGGCACATTATCAATGATTTTGGCCCGAGTGTTGATGGGTCGACAGCAATATATGTTGGCTTGATCACACCCGCAGTCCATTTTACCATGGGCGGTGTTCGAATCAATTCCAGAGCGGAAGTGCTGAGCAGCGCAGGGACGACCTATAAAGGGCTTTACGCCGCTGGAGAGGTATCCGGCGGCGTGCACGGTAGAAACAGGCTGGGTGGGTCTAGTCTCCTGGAGTGCGTCGTTTTCGGGAGGCAGGCAGCAACATCGATTACAGAAAGGTTGCAGGCGTGA